In Stenotrophomonas sp. ASS1, the following proteins share a genomic window:
- the ilvG gene encoding acetolactate synthase 2 catalytic subunit: protein MNSSTHRSAPPNGARWLTQALEAEGVHTLFGYPGGTIMPFYDALVDSSLKHVLVRHEQGAALAANGFARASNQVGVCVATSGPGASNLVTGIADAMLDSVPMVCITGQVATPLLGTDAFQELDVFGLTLPIVKHSWLVRSVDDLPRVVADAFRIAREGRPGPVLIDLPKDVQLADASHLPVHVPSSVEPPPAPAEAAIAEAIAALAAAEKPVVYAGGGIALGDAVQDLRDFVEASAIPTVMTLRGLGALPANHPQSLGMLGMHGTRAANMAVQESDLLLVLGARFDDRATGKLAEFAPFARVVHIDADAYEISKLRSADVAVPGNVGHAIRALRAAFPSPKAHQDAWRKRCAQHRDRFAARYDAPGQHIYAPALLKRLSELAPADAVIACDVGQHQMWVAQHCRFNHPRNHLTSGALGTMGFGLPAAMGAQFACPDRTVVLVSGDGSFMMNVQELATIARCRLPVKIVLLDNSSLGMVRQWQELFFAERYSEIDLSDNPDFVALAQVFGIAATRIDARDDVEGGLAALLAEPGPALLHVAIDARANVWPLVPPNTANSTMLESNPAHARQEIPNAIPA from the coding sequence ATGAACTCTTCCACACATCGCAGCGCGCCGCCCAACGGCGCGCGCTGGCTGACCCAGGCGCTGGAGGCCGAGGGCGTCCACACGCTGTTCGGCTATCCCGGCGGCACCATCATGCCGTTCTACGACGCGCTGGTGGATTCGTCGCTGAAGCACGTCCTGGTGCGCCATGAGCAGGGCGCGGCACTGGCCGCCAATGGCTTTGCCCGCGCCAGCAACCAGGTCGGCGTCTGCGTGGCCACCTCCGGCCCGGGCGCCTCCAACCTGGTCACCGGCATCGCCGACGCGATGCTGGATTCGGTGCCGATGGTCTGCATCACCGGCCAGGTCGCCACACCGCTGCTGGGCACCGACGCGTTCCAGGAACTGGACGTGTTTGGCCTGACCCTGCCGATCGTCAAGCACAGCTGGCTGGTGCGCAGTGTCGACGATCTGCCGCGCGTGGTCGCCGATGCGTTCCGCATCGCCCGCGAGGGCCGGCCCGGCCCGGTGCTGATCGACCTGCCCAAGGACGTGCAGCTGGCCGATGCCAGCCATCTGCCGGTGCATGTGCCGAGCAGCGTCGAGCCTCCGCCTGCGCCCGCCGAAGCGGCCATCGCCGAGGCCATCGCCGCACTGGCGGCCGCCGAAAAGCCGGTGGTCTACGCCGGTGGCGGCATCGCGCTGGGCGATGCGGTGCAGGACCTGCGCGATTTCGTCGAGGCCAGCGCCATCCCCACCGTGATGACCCTGCGCGGGCTGGGCGCGCTGCCGGCCAACCACCCGCAGTCGCTGGGCATGCTGGGCATGCATGGCACCCGCGCGGCCAACATGGCGGTGCAGGAAAGCGACCTGCTGCTGGTGCTGGGTGCACGCTTCGACGACCGTGCCACCGGCAAGCTGGCCGAATTCGCACCGTTCGCCCGCGTCGTCCACATCGATGCCGACGCCTACGAGATCTCCAAGCTGCGCAGCGCCGATGTCGCCGTACCCGGCAATGTCGGCCATGCCATCCGCGCCCTGCGTGCGGCCTTCCCCTCCCCCAAGGCCCACCAGGACGCATGGCGCAAGCGCTGTGCACAGCATCGCGATCGTTTCGCAGCGCGCTACGACGCACCGGGCCAGCACATCTACGCCCCGGCGCTGCTGAAGCGCCTGAGCGAACTGGCACCGGCCGATGCGGTGATCGCCTGCGATGTCGGCCAGCACCAGATGTGGGTGGCGCAGCACTGCCGCTTCAACCACCCGCGCAACCACCTGACCAGTGGCGCGCTGGGCACCATGGGCTTCGGCCTGCCGGCAGCGATGGGTGCGCAGTTCGCCTGCCCCGATCGCACCGTGGTGCTGGTGTCCGGCGACGGCAGCTTCATGATGAACGTGCAGGAGCTGGCCACCATCGCGCGTTGCCGCCTGCCGGTGAAGATCGTGCTGCTGGACAACAGTTCGCTGGGCATGGTGCGGCAGTGGCAGGAGCTGTTCTTCGCCGAGCGTTACAGCGAGATCGACCTGTCCGACAACCCGGACTTCGTGGCGCTGGCGCAGGTGTTCGGCATTGCCGCGACCCGCATCGACGCGCGAGATGACGTCGAGGGTGGGCTGGCCGCGCTGCTGGCCGAGCCCGGCCCCGCGCTGCTGCACGTGGCCATCGATGCACGCGCCAACGTGTGGCCACTGGTGCCGCCGAACACCGCCAACAGCACGATGCTGGAAAGCAACCCTGCCCATGCCCGCCAGGAGATCCCCAATGCAATACCGGCTTGA
- a CDS encoding ACT domain-containing protein, whose protein sequence is MQYRLDLVLHPAEGALLRVIGMAERRGFAPRAISGAPVADDDGRWHLQLVVDGQRPAETLCRQIEKIYDCVSVQVTAVEGASV, encoded by the coding sequence ATGCAATACCGGCTTGACCTGGTGCTGCACCCGGCCGAAGGCGCACTGCTGCGCGTGATCGGCATGGCCGAACGCCGTGGCTTCGCACCGCGTGCGATCAGCGGTGCGCCGGTGGCCGACGACGATGGCCGCTGGCACCTGCAGCTGGTGGTGGATGGCCAGCGCCCGGCGGAAACGCTGTGCCGGCAGATCGAGAAGATCTACGACTGCGTGTCCGTGCAGGTCACCGCCGTGGAAGGAGCATCCGTATGA
- the ggt gene encoding gamma-glutamyltransferase has product MTSARYRMQAAAAKIEGPPFHRNPTVSRRLARSLLAAALLAAVPALSSAADRITGHTFATRSEVIAPHAMAATSQPLATQIALDVMKGGGSAVDAAIAANAALGLMEPTGNGIGGDLFAIVWDPKTQKLYGYNGSGRSPKSLTLAEFQRRGLKDIPATGPLPVSVPGAVDGWFALHDRFGRKPMADNLAPAIRYAREGHPVAEVIAYYWDRSVPKLSQYPGFKEQFTINGHAPRKGEMWKNPNLASTLQKIADGGRDAFYKGDIARTIGDYFKANGGFLSYQDMADHHGEWVEPVSSNYRGYDVWELPPNSQGIAALQILNVLEGYDFSKIPFGSPEHVHLFVEAKKLAFADRARFYADMAFQPAPVQKLISKEYAAQRRALISMDKALKEVQPGTPKQLEEGDTIYMTVADADGMMVSLIQSNYRGMGSGMAPPGLGFILQDRGEMFVLQKNHPNGYAPGKRPFQTIIPAFITKGGKPYASFGVMGGAMQPQGHAQIVMNLVDFGMNLQEAGDAPRIQHEGSTEPTGQATAMTDGGEVNLETGFPYETVRALMRKGHRIVFADGPYGGYQAIMRDPESGVYYGASESRKDGQAAGY; this is encoded by the coding sequence ATGACCTCTGCCCGATACCGCATGCAGGCCGCAGCGGCGAAGATCGAGGGACCACCCTTCCATCGGAACCCGACCGTGTCCCGACGCCTTGCCCGTTCCCTGCTGGCCGCTGCTCTGCTGGCCGCTGTGCCCGCACTGTCTTCCGCCGCCGACCGCATCACCGGCCACACCTTTGCCACGCGTTCGGAGGTGATCGCCCCGCATGCGATGGCTGCCACTTCACAGCCGCTGGCCACCCAGATCGCGCTGGACGTGATGAAGGGCGGTGGCTCGGCGGTGGACGCGGCGATTGCCGCCAACGCCGCGCTTGGCCTGATGGAGCCCACCGGCAACGGCATCGGCGGCGACCTGTTCGCCATCGTGTGGGACCCGAAGACGCAGAAGCTCTACGGCTACAACGGCTCGGGCCGCTCGCCGAAGTCGCTCACCCTGGCCGAGTTCCAGCGCCGTGGCCTGAAGGACATCCCGGCCACCGGTCCACTGCCGGTGTCGGTACCGGGCGCTGTCGACGGCTGGTTCGCACTGCACGACCGCTTCGGCCGCAAGCCGATGGCGGACAACCTGGCACCGGCCATCCGTTACGCCCGCGAGGGTCACCCGGTGGCTGAGGTGATCGCCTACTACTGGGACCGCTCGGTGCCCAAGCTGTCGCAGTATCCGGGGTTCAAGGAACAGTTCACGATCAACGGCCACGCCCCGCGCAAGGGCGAGATGTGGAAGAACCCGAATCTGGCCAGCACGCTGCAGAAAATCGCCGACGGCGGTCGTGATGCCTTCTACAAGGGCGATATCGCCCGCACCATCGGCGACTACTTCAAGGCCAACGGCGGCTTCCTGAGCTACCAGGACATGGCCGACCACCACGGTGAGTGGGTCGAACCGGTCAGCAGCAACTACCGTGGCTACGACGTGTGGGAGCTGCCGCCGAACAGCCAGGGCATCGCCGCGCTGCAGATCCTCAACGTGCTGGAAGGCTACGACTTCTCGAAGATCCCGTTCGGTTCACCGGAGCATGTGCACCTGTTCGTTGAAGCGAAGAAGCTGGCCTTCGCCGACCGTGCGCGCTTCTATGCCGACATGGCGTTCCAGCCGGCGCCGGTGCAGAAGCTGATCTCCAAGGAGTACGCCGCACAGCGCCGCGCGCTGATCTCGATGGACAAGGCGCTGAAGGAAGTGCAACCGGGCACGCCGAAGCAGCTGGAGGAGGGCGACACCATCTACATGACCGTGGCTGACGCCGACGGCATGATGGTGTCGTTGATACAGTCCAATTACCGCGGCATGGGCAGCGGCATGGCGCCGCCAGGGCTGGGCTTCATCCTGCAGGATCGTGGCGAGATGTTCGTGCTGCAGAAGAATCATCCCAACGGCTATGCACCGGGCAAGCGCCCGTTCCAGACCATCATCCCGGCGTTCATCACCAAGGGCGGCAAGCCGTATGCCAGCTTCGGCGTGATGGGCGGCGCGATGCAGCCGCAGGGCCACGCGCAGATCGTGATGAACCTGGTGGACTTCGGCATGAACCTGCAGGAGGCCGGTGATGCACCGCGCATCCAGCATGAAGGCTCGACCGAACCGACCGGGCAGGCCACGGCGATGACCGACGGTGGTGAGGTGAATCTGGAAACCGGCTTCCCGTATGAGACGGTGCGTGCGCTGATGCGCAAGGGGCATCGCATCGTGTTCGCCGACGGTCCGTATGGCGGGTATCAGGCGATCATGCGTGATCCGGAATCCGGCGTTTACTACGGTGCGTCTGAGAGTCGAAAGGATGGGCAGGCGGCGGGGTATTGA
- the thiC gene encoding phosphomethylpyrimidine synthase ThiC, whose amino-acid sequence MNAQLSALQQQAQQLSESVTRPIPGSRKIHVPGSRPDLQVPMREIALTRTPTLFGGEENAPVTVYDTSGPYTDPEVRIDLSAGLPALRRGWVEERGDTERLEGLSSSFGRDREHDPKLDAVRFPARSLPRRARAGANVTQMHYARRGIITPEMEFVAIRENQRLDVIRDAGLLQQHPGEAFGASIQKIITPEFVRDEIARGRAVLPNNINHPESEPMIIGRNFLTKINANIGNSAVSSGIAEEVEKLVWAIRWGGDTVMDLSTGKHIHETREWIIRNSPVAIGTVPIYQALEKVDGRAEALTWEIFRDTLIEQAEQGVDYFTIHAGVLLRYVPLTAKRVTGIVSRGGSIMAKWCLAHHKENFLYTHFEDICEIMKAYDVTFSLGDGLRPGCIADANDAAQFGELETLGELTKIAWKHDVQTMIEGPGHVPMQLIKENMDKQLRECGEAPFYTLGPLTTDIAPGYDHITSAIGAAMIGWFGTAMLCYVTPKEHLGLPNRQDVRDGIMAYRIAAHAADLAKGHPGAQVRDNALSKARFEFRWEDQFHLGLDPEKAKEFHDETLPKDAHKLAHFCSMCGPHFCSMKITQDVRDYAEAGMKEKSEEFRAAGAEVYHQG is encoded by the coding sequence ATGAACGCACAGCTCTCCGCCCTGCAGCAACAGGCCCAGCAACTCTCCGAATCCGTGACCCGGCCCATTCCCGGCTCGCGCAAGATCCACGTGCCCGGTTCACGCCCGGATCTGCAGGTGCCGATGCGCGAGATCGCGCTGACCCGCACGCCGACCTTGTTCGGCGGCGAAGAGAATGCACCGGTGACCGTTTACGACACGTCGGGCCCGTACACCGATCCGGAGGTGCGCATCGATCTGTCCGCTGGTTTGCCGGCACTGCGTCGCGGCTGGGTGGAAGAACGCGGTGATACCGAGCGGCTGGAAGGACTGAGTTCTTCGTTCGGTCGCGATCGCGAGCATGACCCGAAGCTCGATGCGGTGCGCTTCCCCGCGCGCAGCCTGCCACGCCGTGCGCGTGCAGGTGCCAACGTCACCCAGATGCACTACGCGCGCCGCGGCATCATCACGCCGGAAATGGAATTCGTCGCCATCCGCGAGAACCAGCGGCTGGACGTGATCCGCGATGCCGGGCTGCTGCAGCAGCACCCGGGCGAGGCGTTCGGCGCGTCGATCCAGAAGATCATCACGCCGGAGTTCGTGCGCGACGAAATCGCCCGCGGCCGTGCGGTGCTGCCCAACAACATCAACCATCCGGAAAGCGAGCCGATGATCATCGGCCGAAATTTCCTGACCAAGATCAACGCCAACATCGGCAACAGCGCTGTTTCCTCGGGCATTGCCGAGGAGGTGGAGAAGCTGGTGTGGGCGATCCGCTGGGGCGGTGACACGGTGATGGACCTGTCCACCGGCAAGCACATCCATGAGACCCGCGAGTGGATCATCCGCAACTCGCCGGTGGCGATCGGTACCGTGCCGATCTACCAGGCGCTGGAGAAGGTCGATGGCCGCGCCGAAGCACTCACCTGGGAGATCTTCCGCGACACACTGATCGAGCAGGCCGAGCAGGGCGTGGACTACTTCACCATCCACGCTGGCGTGCTGCTGCGCTATGTTCCGCTCACCGCCAAGCGGGTCACCGGCATCGTCAGCCGCGGTGGCTCGATCATGGCCAAGTGGTGCCTGGCACACCACAAGGAGAACTTCCTCTACACGCATTTCGAAGACATCTGCGAAATCATGAAGGCCTACGACGTGACCTTCTCGCTGGGCGATGGCCTGCGCCCGGGCTGCATCGCCGATGCCAACGATGCCGCGCAGTTCGGTGAGCTGGAGACGCTGGGTGAGTTGACGAAGATCGCCTGGAAGCACGACGTGCAGACCATGATCGAAGGCCCCGGCCACGTGCCGATGCAGCTGATCAAGGAGAACATGGACAAGCAGCTGCGCGAGTGTGGCGAAGCGCCGTTCTATACGCTGGGCCCCCTGACCACCGATATCGCACCGGGCTACGACCACATCACCAGCGCGATCGGTGCGGCGATGATCGGCTGGTTCGGTACGGCGATGCTCTGCTACGTGACGCCGAAGGAACACCTCGGCCTGCCCAATCGCCAGGACGTGCGCGACGGCATCATGGCCTACCGTATCGCCGCGCATGCGGCGGACCTGGCCAAGGGACACCCCGGCGCGCAGGTGCGCGACAACGCGCTGAGCAAGGCGCGCTTCGAGTTCCGCTGGGAAGACCAGTTCCATCTCGGGCTGGACCCGGAGAAGGCCAAGGAATTCCATGATGAGACCCTGCCGAAGGATGCGCACAAGCTGGCGCACTTCTGCTCGATGTGCGGCCCGCACTTCTGCTCGATGAAGATCACCCAGGACGTGCGCGACTACGCTGAGGCCGGCATGAAGGAGAAGTCGGAAGAGTTCCGCGCCGCCGGCGCCGAGGTCTATCACCAGGGCTGA
- a CDS encoding threonine dehydratase, giving the protein MPAADASQESDVGDVSVADVLAAQARLRRFLPPTPLHHAERFGTWLKLENLQRTGSYKVRGALNALLAGRERGDTRPVICASAGNHAQGVAWAAYRLDVPAITVMPHGAPATKIAGVAHWGATVRQHGTSYDEAYAFAVELAQRHGYRFLSAFDDADVIAGQGTVGIELAAHAPDVVIVPIGGGGLASGVALALKSQGVRVVGAQVEGVDSMARAIHGDVREIAPVASLADGVRVKIPGFLTRRLCTSLLDDVVIVREAELRETLVRLALEEHIIAEGAGALALAAGRRVAGRRKCAVVSGGNIDAGVLAGLLTDIRPRPPRKPRRRRSETLRSPAKASAPASPTSSPSPLKAVAPAVEEISL; this is encoded by the coding sequence ATGCCGGCCGCTGATGCCAGCCAGGAAAGCGATGTCGGCGACGTAAGCGTCGCCGACGTACTGGCGGCGCAGGCCCGGCTGCGCCGCTTCCTGCCGCCCACCCCGCTGCACCATGCCGAGCGCTTCGGCACCTGGCTGAAGCTGGAGAACCTGCAGCGCACCGGGTCCTACAAAGTGCGCGGCGCGTTGAACGCGCTGCTGGCCGGCCGCGAGCGCGGCGATACCCGGCCGGTGATCTGCGCCTCGGCCGGCAACCATGCGCAGGGCGTGGCGTGGGCGGCCTACCGCCTGGACGTACCGGCCATCACCGTGATGCCGCATGGCGCGCCCGCCACCAAGATCGCCGGCGTCGCCCACTGGGGCGCGACCGTGCGCCAGCACGGCACGAGCTATGACGAGGCCTACGCCTTCGCGGTTGAACTGGCACAACGCCACGGCTACCGCTTCCTGTCCGCGTTCGACGATGCCGATGTGATCGCCGGCCAGGGCACGGTCGGCATCGAGCTGGCCGCACACGCGCCGGACGTGGTGATCGTGCCGATCGGCGGCGGCGGTCTGGCCTCCGGCGTTGCATTGGCACTGAAATCACAGGGCGTGCGCGTGGTCGGCGCGCAGGTGGAGGGCGTGGATTCGATGGCGCGTGCGATCCATGGCGACGTGCGCGAGATCGCCCCCGTCGCCTCGCTGGCCGACGGCGTGCGGGTGAAGATTCCCGGCTTCCTGACCCGCCGCCTGTGCACCTCGCTGCTGGACGACGTAGTGATCGTGCGCGAAGCCGAGCTGCGCGAAACCCTGGTCCGGCTGGCACTGGAAGAACACATCATCGCCGAGGGTGCCGGTGCGTTGGCGCTGGCGGCCGGCCGCCGCGTCGCCGGCCGCCGCAAGTGCGCGGTGGTCTCCGGCGGCAACATCGATGCCGGTGTCCTGGCCGGCCTGCTCACCGACATCCGTCCGCGCCCGCCACGCAAACCGCGGCGACGGCGCAGTGAAACCCTGCGCTCGCCGGCCAAGGCCAGCGCGCCCGCATCCCCCACCTCTTCCCCTTCCCCCCTGAAAGCCGTCGCACCCGCTGTCGAGGAGATTTCCCTGTGA
- the ilvC gene encoding ketol-acid reductoisomerase, with amino-acid sequence MSTNDLPQTKIAVIGYGSQGRAHALNLRESGFDVVVGLRPGGPTEAKAQADGFTVIAPAEAVKDADLVAVLTPDMVQKKLYNDVLAPNMKQGACLLFAHGLNVHYGMIEPRADLDVVLVAPKGPGALVRREYEIGRGVPCIWAVYQDVSGKAAQHAQAYAAGLGGARANLIQTTFKEETETDLFGEQAVLCGGASALVQAGFETLVEAGYQPEIAYYEVLHELKLIVDLFYEGGISRMLEFISETAQYGDYVSGPRVIDAGTKARMKEVLKDIQDGTFTKNWVAEYEAGLPNYNRFKQADLEHPIEKVGKELRAKMVWLQGQAA; translated from the coding sequence ATGAGCACCAACGACCTGCCCCAGACCAAGATCGCCGTCATCGGCTACGGCAGCCAGGGCCGCGCCCACGCGCTGAACCTGCGTGAATCCGGCTTCGATGTGGTGGTAGGCCTGCGTCCGGGCGGCCCGACCGAAGCCAAGGCGCAGGCCGATGGCTTCACCGTGATCGCGCCCGCTGAAGCGGTGAAAGACGCCGACCTGGTCGCCGTGCTGACCCCGGACATGGTGCAGAAGAAGCTCTACAACGACGTGCTGGCGCCGAACATGAAGCAGGGCGCCTGCCTGCTGTTCGCGCATGGCCTGAACGTGCACTACGGCATGATCGAGCCGCGCGCCGACCTGGACGTGGTGCTGGTTGCGCCGAAGGGCCCGGGTGCGCTGGTGCGTCGTGAGTATGAGATCGGGCGCGGCGTACCGTGCATCTGGGCGGTCTACCAGGATGTCAGCGGCAAGGCTGCGCAGCACGCGCAGGCCTATGCGGCCGGCCTCGGCGGCGCTCGCGCCAACCTGATCCAGACCACCTTCAAGGAAGAGACCGAGACCGATCTGTTCGGCGAGCAGGCGGTGCTGTGCGGCGGTGCCTCGGCACTGGTGCAGGCCGGTTTCGAAACCCTGGTCGAAGCCGGCTACCAGCCGGAGATCGCCTACTACGAAGTACTGCACGAACTGAAGCTGATCGTCGACCTGTTCTATGAAGGCGGCATCTCGCGCATGCTGGAGTTCATCTCCGAGACCGCGCAGTACGGCGACTACGTCAGCGGCCCGCGCGTGATCGACGCCGGCACCAAGGCGCGCATGAAGGAGGTGCTGAAGGACATCCAGGACGGCACCTTCACCAAGAACTGGGTGGCCGAGTACGAAGCGGGCCTGCCGAACTACAACAGGTTCAAGCAGGCCGACCTGGAGCACCCGATCGAAAAGGTGGGCAAGGAACTGCGCGCCAAGATGGTCTGGTTGCAAGGACAGGCCGCGTAA
- a CDS encoding ion channel — protein MPVAITTRWLAIARRHPSAWLLGAQLIAVLLYPALDDTAGGRAALGMFGMAVLGLALWVVQRSPLGTWLALLLAIPSVVFSLAGALLDRSALLTTAQLLESLLYFYTAGALIAYMLQDHKVTRDELFAAGATFTLLAWAFAFAFAVCQQWYPGSFQGTGGGAQRTWMELLYLSFSLLSGVGLSDVVPLHPQARALVMLEQFSGVMYVALVVSRLVGLTMLRRM, from the coding sequence ATGCCCGTTGCCATCACCACCCGCTGGCTGGCCATTGCCCGCCGCCATCCTTCGGCCTGGCTGCTGGGTGCCCAGTTGATCGCGGTGCTGCTGTATCCCGCACTTGATGACACCGCCGGCGGCCGTGCGGCACTGGGCATGTTCGGCATGGCGGTACTCGGCCTGGCGCTGTGGGTGGTCCAGCGCAGTCCGCTGGGCACCTGGCTGGCACTGCTGCTGGCCATTCCTTCGGTGGTGTTCTCGCTGGCCGGCGCACTGCTGGATCGCAGTGCGCTGCTGACCACCGCGCAGCTGCTGGAAAGCCTGCTGTACTTCTATACGGCCGGTGCGCTCATCGCCTACATGCTCCAGGACCATAAAGTCACCCGCGATGAACTGTTCGCAGCAGGTGCGACATTCACGTTGCTGGCGTGGGCCTTCGCGTTTGCTTTCGCCGTGTGCCAGCAATGGTATCCGGGCAGTTTCCAGGGCACCGGTGGTGGCGCGCAGCGCACCTGGATGGAGCTTCTTTATCTGAGCTTCAGTTTGCTCTCGGGTGTTGGCTTGAGCGACGTTGTGCCACTGCATCCGCAGGCGCGCGCCTTGGTCATGCTGGAGCAGTTTTCAGGCGTGATGTACGTAGCTTTGGTGGTTTCGCGACTGGTTGGATTGACCATGCTGCGGCGCATGTGA
- a CDS encoding BCCT family transporter codes for MVFRVSIALVLLLVLLAGVAPGPFNTVVQSVLADVIRSVGWLYLLVVFLALTFLMYLAFGRFGNLRIGGEDAEPEFSRASWMSMLFAAGMGIGLVFWGAAEPISHFTKPPEGLAPQSMDAARASMRYAFFHWGLHPWAIYALIGLAMAWFQFNRNGRGLVSDMLQPIIGRHHRGWIGRVVNIAAVVATAIGVATTLGFGTIQIAAGMERVFGLHAGVPLQLTIIAIAFVLYMASTASGVERGVKWLSNFNLALAALLAATVLVLGPTGFIFDTFTTTLGSYLNQLVTMSLRMSPFSGSTWVADWTIFYWAWWISWAPFVGSFIARISRGRSVREFVIGVVLAPTVLGFFWFAVFGGTALWAQIFGHADLVQALGNGYETVLFTLFDSMPLPLLLSCIALVLLMIFFVTSADSAVLVLASMSTDEAGDPPLKRKLAWGIAVALIAAALLLAGGLDALQGMITIAALPFALLMVLVMVSLYRVLDQEYTRERRQAQRQRHMIDAWIAREMAAQEETQAEAARAHDQD; via the coding sequence ATGGTGTTTCGCGTTTCCATCGCACTGGTTCTGCTTCTGGTGCTGCTTGCCGGTGTTGCACCCGGCCCCTTCAATACCGTGGTGCAGTCGGTACTGGCCGATGTCATCCGCAGTGTCGGCTGGCTCTATCTTCTGGTCGTGTTCCTGGCACTGACGTTCCTGATGTACCTGGCATTCGGTCGCTTCGGCAACCTGCGCATCGGCGGTGAAGATGCCGAGCCGGAGTTCTCGCGCGCCAGCTGGATGTCGATGCTGTTCGCCGCCGGCATGGGCATCGGCCTGGTGTTCTGGGGCGCCGCCGAGCCGATTTCCCACTTCACCAAGCCTCCGGAAGGCCTCGCACCGCAGAGCATGGACGCGGCGCGGGCTTCGATGCGCTATGCATTCTTCCATTGGGGCCTGCATCCATGGGCAATCTACGCGCTGATCGGCCTGGCGATGGCCTGGTTCCAGTTCAACCGCAATGGCCGTGGACTGGTCAGTGACATGCTGCAACCGATCATCGGCCGGCACCATCGCGGCTGGATCGGACGCGTGGTCAACATCGCCGCGGTTGTTGCCACTGCCATTGGCGTGGCCACCACGCTGGGCTTCGGCACCATCCAGATCGCTGCCGGCATGGAACGCGTGTTCGGCCTGCACGCGGGTGTGCCACTGCAGCTGACCATCATCGCCATCGCGTTCGTGCTGTACATGGCGTCCACCGCCAGCGGAGTCGAGCGCGGGGTGAAGTGGCTGTCCAACTTCAACCTTGCGCTGGCCGCGCTTCTTGCGGCCACCGTACTGGTGCTGGGCCCGACCGGATTCATCTTCGATACGTTCACCACCACACTGGGGTCGTACCTCAACCAGTTGGTGACGATGAGCCTGCGCATGTCGCCGTTCTCGGGCAGCACATGGGTAGCGGACTGGACCATCTTCTACTGGGCGTGGTGGATTTCCTGGGCCCCGTTCGTCGGCTCGTTCATCGCGCGCATCTCGCGTGGGCGCAGCGTCCGCGAGTTCGTCATCGGCGTCGTGCTGGCACCCACGGTGCTGGGCTTCTTCTGGTTCGCGGTGTTTGGTGGTACTGCGCTGTGGGCGCAGATCTTCGGCCACGCCGACCTGGTGCAGGCGCTGGGCAATGGCTATGAAACGGTGCTGTTCACCCTGTTTGACAGCATGCCGCTGCCCTTGCTGCTTTCCTGCATCGCACTGGTGCTGCTGATGATCTTCTTCGTGACATCAGCCGATTCGGCGGTGCTGGTACTGGCCAGCATGTCCACTGACGAGGCAGGCGATCCGCCGTTGAAGCGCAAGCTGGCCTGGGGCATCGCGGTGGCGCTGATCGCAGCGGCGTTGCTGCTGGCCGGTGGCCTGGATGCACTGCAGGGCATGATCACGATTGCGGCGTTGCCATTCGCGCTGCTGATGGTGCTGGTGATGGTGTCGCTGTACCGGGTGCTGGACCAGGAGTACACGCGCGAGCGGCGGCAGGCGCAGCGCCAGCGGCATATGATCGATGCGTGGATCGCGCGCGAGATGGCGGCGCAGGAGGAGACCCAGGCGGAGGCGGCGCGCGCGCACGATCAGGATTGA